One Vallitalea pronyensis genomic region harbors:
- a CDS encoding sugar phosphate isomerase/epimerase family protein, which produces MMMTISISTGFSYTKSYTEILDIIAETGCKHIELFMNQSFIQVPIDDIVEAVEARHLQVISIHTPIFFVREVRGESEAYWIEKCIAYADRLGADIIISHSVLTGQGDDIKNVDDVYRQNFKRYGHGEAYTLCTENMPKLPVHSFTSDKKAFKAFISEHQYAVTFDTSHWSSFGYDIIEGYKGMKPHIKNIHLSDCQDGREHLALGKGNQPIKAFIQYLVSDGYEGPITLELDFDNKERQYIQDYDEAVHVLRRCITFIEDSMFNSQ; this is translated from the coding sequence ATGATGATGACCATATCCATATCTACAGGTTTTTCTTATACCAAAAGTTACACAGAAATTCTGGACATTATAGCCGAAACAGGGTGCAAACATATTGAGCTCTTTATGAATCAGTCTTTTATTCAGGTGCCAATAGATGACATTGTAGAAGCAGTTGAGGCCCGTCATTTACAAGTAATCAGCATACACACCCCCATCTTTTTTGTGCGGGAGGTGCGAGGGGAAAGTGAAGCCTATTGGATTGAAAAATGCATTGCATATGCTGACAGGCTTGGGGCAGACATCATCATATCCCATTCTGTCCTGACAGGTCAAGGTGATGACATAAAGAATGTTGATGATGTCTATAGACAGAACTTTAAACGTTATGGTCACGGAGAGGCCTATACCCTCTGTACAGAAAATATGCCAAAGCTGCCAGTCCATAGTTTTACATCCGATAAAAAGGCATTTAAAGCGTTCATTTCCGAACATCAATACGCCGTGACTTTTGATACGTCTCATTGGTCATCTTTTGGATACGATATCATTGAAGGTTATAAAGGGATGAAGCCCCATATCAAGAACATTCATTTAAGTGATTGCCAAGATGGGCGAGAGCATTTAGCGCTAGGGAAAGGGAATCAACCCATTAAGGCATTCATACAATACTTAGTATCAGATGGCTATGAAGGTCCCATTACATTAGAGTTGGATTTTGATAACAAAGAGCGGCAGTATATACAAGATTATGATGAAGCTGTTCATGTGCTAAGACGTTGCATAACCTTCATAGAAGATAGTATGTTCAATAGCCAATAG
- a CDS encoding MerR family transcriptional regulator, with product MLVKQPKTYTVGEFAKKAGVTIRTLRYYDNINMLQPTTHNDLGHRLYSDSDFQKLQKIMTLKFVGFSLAEIKDVMASPETSINDTLRMQKQILYEKKQHINMVIDAINETSKMLEDDEQDFQWEKFNDIIQVIHMEKDWIADSRKLPKQNDCMRIHERFSTNNYGWRKWLYDQLGYMKNCHILDVGCGEAKLWSYNSQRLHDNMKVSLMDISEEVLNHARMNLKDDGKVFQFHLGDAEELPYEDNTFDKVIADHMIYYVRHFKRALSEIHRVLKPNGKIYVSATGQAHLKELPRLLSHFNDDIRLTGFSLKRFNLENGKEHLSKWFQDVHLNKYGDSLMVTEVEPLLQYMLSATGNMRDILEGKLIDAFRGFLEKRMEQDGGLHITKDIGLFIGTKGCP from the coding sequence ATGTTGGTTAAACAACCAAAGACCTATACCGTAGGAGAATTTGCGAAAAAAGCAGGAGTAACCATCCGTACCCTACGTTATTATGACAACATTAATATGTTGCAACCAACCACACATAATGACTTGGGGCATCGATTATATAGTGATTCAGACTTTCAAAAACTTCAGAAAATCATGACGTTAAAATTTGTAGGGTTTTCATTAGCAGAGATTAAAGATGTCATGGCGTCACCAGAGACCAGTATCAACGATACACTGCGTATGCAGAAACAGATCTTATATGAAAAAAAACAACACATTAACATGGTTATTGATGCGATAAATGAAACAAGCAAGATGTTGGAAGATGATGAACAAGACTTTCAATGGGAGAAATTTAACGATATCATACAGGTCATTCATATGGAAAAAGATTGGATAGCTGATTCTCGTAAACTACCCAAGCAAAATGATTGTATGCGTATTCACGAAAGATTCAGTACCAATAATTATGGTTGGCGTAAGTGGCTATACGACCAATTAGGGTATATGAAAAACTGTCACATACTTGATGTAGGTTGTGGGGAAGCGAAACTATGGTCTTATAATAGTCAGCGCTTACATGATAATATGAAGGTCTCTTTAATGGACATATCAGAAGAGGTGCTGAATCATGCACGGATGAATTTAAAAGACGATGGGAAGGTGTTTCAATTTCACTTAGGTGATGCTGAAGAGTTACCTTATGAAGATAATACATTTGATAAGGTCATAGCGGATCACATGATTTATTATGTACGCCATTTTAAGCGGGCATTATCAGAAATACATCGGGTACTTAAACCTAATGGTAAAATATATGTGTCTGCTACAGGTCAAGCTCATTTAAAGGAGTTACCAAGGTTATTATCACATTTTAATGACGATATACGTTTAACAGGGTTTTCATTAAAAAGATTTAATCTGGAAAACGGAAAAGAGCATCTAAGCAAATGGTTTCAAGATGTTCATCTTAATAAGTATGGGGATTCATTAATGGTTACAGAAGTTGAACCTTTACTACAATACATGTTATCAGCAACAGGAAACATGCGTGATATTTTAGAAGGGAAATTAATAGATGCTTTTCGAGGGTTTTTAGAAAAACGCATGGAACAAGATGGCGGCCTTCATATAACAAAAGACATAGGATTATTTATTGGAACAAAGGGCTGTCCCTGA
- a CDS encoding EAL domain-containing protein — protein MIKIRYLIAFLLLFCGIVISSSITYNINYSMYVEEVKSNLQDISYTASHQYDSIFLEIFNTIDHTLQELKNPFMTSQDMNKLLRDSSNRSYYIQDMVILSEDGQYLTSQVPGHMINPDDVMDYFQKDKAHTGFVKATSENNNIYYATKKFELSNQEVLLMVGLDFDQINGVVHPERYNLHNGYLFLVSHDGFILYHIDRELMGKNIFIDSTSIRRLTKMNVESYKKLSNAVVNTNSEKDQYYIKYSGYGTDKMAYYNYLEVFPGVSFLTIDYTTLLHNQLQSIFRTIIPLIICLAVATYLFLRYIYLIKYTDYFTEVRNEHAFRRRIKKFARKGYVREHYLIVEIINVSSNRHKDFLYDNQTFYQLSHYFKKISSLYTDLYRISRVHYMFVLKDNYNESDVRKLLSYLNDDVNIKGDQPLYIRGKKLLVTLDRLNELKHFEVDCNILNHMVYENSDLADYDNLSVIKYSHIITGMIQRLNEKMYLEDAILNNHFVPHYQPIIDLETNKVYKHEVLMRIADQNDSYSTEKLIKVAEEENMVEKIDRAMIQQSFYQYNKELHKTRKSIRLSINLSGKSINQKMVDYIQETAKKCKVIPSHITFELTETAALNNLDASIKSLSTLREMGFQLAIDDFGTGYAHVELLSKLPVDYIKIDGTFILNVERDEQKLKTLNALVYIAKNYNAKIIAEFVENENVVHILKKLGIEYGQGFYFGKPREDVHD, from the coding sequence ATGATAAAGATACGGTATTTAATAGCATTTCTATTACTATTTTGTGGTATTGTCATATCTAGTTCTATTACTTACAACATTAATTATTCCATGTATGTGGAAGAGGTAAAAAGTAATCTACAAGATATTTCATATACTGCTTCCCACCAATATGATTCTATCTTCCTAGAAATATTTAACACGATTGATCATACGCTTCAGGAGCTAAAGAACCCTTTCATGACTTCCCAAGATATGAACAAGCTATTAAGAGATTCCAGTAATAGGTCATATTACATTCAAGATATGGTTATCCTATCTGAAGATGGCCAATATTTAACGTCACAAGTACCAGGACACATGATTAATCCCGATGACGTTATGGATTATTTTCAGAAAGATAAGGCCCATACAGGATTTGTAAAAGCTACATCTGAAAATAATAACATTTACTATGCGACTAAAAAGTTTGAGTTGTCCAATCAAGAGGTATTATTAATGGTCGGCCTAGACTTTGACCAGATTAATGGGGTTGTTCACCCAGAAAGATATAACTTACATAATGGGTACTTATTTCTTGTATCCCATGATGGTTTTATCCTGTACCACATAGATAGAGAATTAATGGGTAAAAACATCTTCATCGATTCTACTTCTATAAGAAGATTAACCAAGATGAATGTGGAAAGTTATAAAAAACTATCCAATGCTGTCGTGAACACCAATTCTGAAAAAGACCAATATTATATTAAGTATTCTGGTTATGGCACAGATAAAATGGCCTATTATAACTATTTAGAGGTGTTTCCAGGTGTTTCTTTCCTCACCATTGATTATACGACACTCTTGCATAACCAATTGCAATCCATATTCCGTACCATCATTCCTTTAATTATTTGCCTAGCTGTAGCTACTTATTTATTCCTTCGCTACATTTACTTAATAAAATATACGGATTACTTCACGGAAGTAAGAAATGAACATGCCTTTAGACGGCGCATCAAGAAATTTGCTAGAAAAGGCTATGTTCGGGAACATTACCTTATTGTAGAAATAATTAATGTGTCAAGTAATAGACATAAAGATTTTTTATATGATAACCAGACTTTCTATCAATTATCTCATTACTTTAAGAAAATTAGCTCCTTGTACACTGATCTTTATCGTATATCACGGGTACATTATATGTTTGTTTTAAAAGACAATTATAACGAAAGCGATGTACGAAAGCTTTTAAGTTATTTGAATGATGATGTCAATATCAAAGGCGATCAACCTCTTTATATTCGTGGTAAGAAACTTTTAGTTACCCTTGATCGCCTTAATGAACTTAAGCATTTCGAAGTTGATTGCAATATACTAAACCATATGGTTTATGAAAACAGTGACTTAGCCGATTATGATAATTTATCCGTTATTAAATATAGTCACATCATAACAGGTATGATACAACGACTTAATGAAAAGATGTATTTAGAGGATGCCATTTTAAACAACCATTTTGTACCCCATTATCAACCTATTATTGATTTGGAAACCAACAAAGTATATAAACATGAAGTTCTTATGCGTATTGCAGACCAAAATGACTCCTATTCAACTGAAAAACTTATTAAAGTTGCAGAAGAAGAAAACATGGTAGAAAAAATAGATCGAGCCATGATACAGCAATCATTTTACCAATACAATAAAGAGCTGCATAAAACAAGAAAATCCATAAGGTTAAGTATTAATCTATCAGGGAAATCCATCAATCAAAAGATGGTTGATTACATTCAAGAGACAGCTAAAAAGTGCAAAGTCATACCATCACATATCACTTTTGAGTTAACTGAAACAGCTGCCCTTAATAATCTGGATGCCTCTATAAAATCACTGAGCACCCTACGGGAAATGGGCTTTCAGTTAGCTATCGATGATTTTGGGACAGGCTATGCACATGTGGAATTATTGTCCAAACTACCTGTGGATTATATTAAAATTGATGGTACCTTTATACTGAATGTTGAAAGAGACGAACAGAAATTAAAAACTCTTAATGCACTGGTGTATATTGCTAAGAATTATAATGCAAAAATAATAGCTGAATTTGTGGAAAATGAAAACGTGGTACACATCCTTAAAAAACTAGGCATTGAATATGGTCAAGGTTTTTATTTTGGCAAACCACGTGAAGATGTTCATGATTAA
- a CDS encoding coiled-coil domain-containing protein, translated as MKYEEEKLLEMNERLRQCVDRVSEAKRCDKLLKSARHDLNILNRSWLTLKEALQKEEQDVEKLQKLTLSNLIHTIMNNKVEKLDKEKQEALTAKLKCDSAYIQLEECRHTIERLEEKRKTLYDVEQAYQEVLDEKQTFISEYMPDKSDKIKNMMDEVATLSSQLKEVDEAVQAGHMALSEVKGAVSALQSAKNWGTWDMLGGGIIATVAKHGRMEEAQSCIYRMQNNIRRFSRELQDIDMYMAESDLDIGSFLKFADYFFDGFFVDWAVQSKINNALDHVMDIRSRIEGIQGNLRDKHEDLTEKVETLEGKIKELIASA; from the coding sequence ATGAAATATGAAGAGGAAAAACTACTGGAGATGAATGAGCGTTTGCGTCAATGCGTTGACAGAGTCAGTGAGGCAAAAAGGTGTGATAAGTTATTAAAAAGTGCTCGACATGATTTAAATATTCTTAATAGAAGCTGGCTGACATTAAAGGAAGCATTACAAAAAGAAGAACAGGATGTTGAAAAGCTCCAAAAATTGACACTAAGTAATCTTATACATACGATTATGAACAATAAAGTAGAAAAATTAGATAAAGAGAAGCAAGAAGCACTGACAGCAAAGTTAAAATGCGATAGCGCCTATATCCAGTTAGAAGAATGTAGACATACCATTGAGCGGTTAGAAGAAAAAAGAAAGACCTTGTATGATGTAGAACAAGCTTATCAAGAAGTTCTTGATGAAAAACAAACATTTATCTCTGAGTATATGCCAGATAAGAGTGATAAGATAAAAAACATGATGGATGAGGTAGCTACATTATCCAGTCAATTAAAAGAAGTTGACGAAGCCGTGCAAGCAGGTCATATGGCATTAAGTGAAGTAAAAGGTGCAGTAAGTGCCCTTCAATCTGCTAAAAACTGGGGCACATGGGATATGTTAGGAGGCGGGATAATAGCTACCGTGGCCAAACATGGCCGTATGGAAGAAGCTCAGAGCTGTATCTACCGTATGCAGAATAATATTAGGCGTTTTTCAAGAGAATTACAAGATATCGATATGTACATGGCAGAAAGTGATTTAGATATAGGTTCATTTTTAAAGTTTGCGGATTATTTCTTTGATGGTTTCTTCGTGGATTGGGCTGTTCAATCAAAAATAAACAATGCACTAGATCATGTCATGGATATTCGGAGCCGCATTGAAGGTATACAGGGTAATCTAAGGGATAAACATGAGGACTTAACGGAGAAAGTAGAGACATTAGAGGGTAAGATAAAAGAACTGATTGCCAGTGCTTAA